In Nicotiana tabacum cultivar K326 chromosome 2, ASM71507v2, whole genome shotgun sequence, the following proteins share a genomic window:
- the LOC107814420 gene encoding G-type lectin S-receptor-like serine/threonine-protein kinase At2g19130, translating to MDNKNNSFLLLSLLYLCFSLKTHLSLGADTISANQSLSGDQTISSSDGNFVLGFFKPGNSSNYYIGIWYKKVTEQTPVWVANRETPVSDKNSAELKILNGNLVLVNGSNTSIWSTNISSSKSNSVVAFLRDDGNLILRDGSNSTPPLWQSFDIPGNTWLPGSKLSYNKITNRKQLLTSWKSLEDPSPGLFSLELDPNGSQYIIRWNRTEQYWTSGPWNGQIFSGVPEMRSNFIYNFSYEDKPNESYFTYSVNNASIISRFIMDVSGQIKQLNWLDNSDQWNLFWSQPRSQCEVYAYCGPFATCRENLRPFCNCLDGFKHSSEADWTQNDYSRGCERKTKLQCGNANGEKDGFWMYTQMKVPKQFQLVAAGSAEECQSTCLNNCNCTAYAYDNSCSVWKSELLDMQQFSQNEGKGETIFVRLAASDIPKSKSKKGIGIGVSLGSAAAVVVLLGILFVVFQRWRRHIVGSGKSVEGSLVAFGYKDLQHATKNFSEKLGGGGFGSVFKGKLSDSSVIAVKRLDSINQGEKQFRTEVSTIGTIQHVNLVRLRGFCSEGNKKLLVYDYMENGSLDSHLFTEKQSDVMDWKTRYQVALGTARGLTYLHEKCRDCIIHCDIKPENILLDAQLCPKVADFGLAKLVGRDFSRVLTTMRGTRGYLAPEWISGVAITAKADVYSYGMMLLEIVSGRRNSEQSQDGKVKFFPSWAARVLADEGDILSLLDYRLDRVADAEEVSRICKVACWCIQDDELQRPSMGQVVQILEGVLEVNLPPIPRSLQVYADNDEHIVFFTESSSSQTSSQAQSKTSSATSQSKSTTESMNSRS from the coding sequence ATGGACAACAAAAACAATTCTTTTTTACTCCTTTCTTTGCTGTACTTATGCTTCTCTCTCAAAACCCATCTTTCCTTAGGAGCTGACACCATCTCTGCAAATCAATCCCTCTCTGGAGACCAAACAATTTCCTCTTCAGATGGGAACTTTGTGCTAGGCTTCTTCAAACCAGGTAATAGTTCCAACTATTACATAGGCATATGGTACAAAAAAGTGACCGAACAAACTCCTGTTTGGGTTGCAAACAGGGAAACACCAGTTTCTGATAAAAACTCTGCAGAGCTAAAAATCTTGAATGGTAATTTGGTACTGGTTAATGGATCCAATACTTCAATTTGGTCCACAAATATTAGTTCCAGCAAGTCCAATTCTGTGGTAGCATTTCTCCGGGATGATGGTAATTTAATCTTGAGAGATGGGTCTAATTCAACACCACCACTTTGGCAAAGTTTTGATATCCCTGGCAATACTTGGTTGCCTGGTTCTAAACTTTCTTACAACAAAATTACCAATAGAAAGCAGCTTCTTACTTCATGGAAGAGCTTGGAAGATCCTTCACCTGGGTTGTTTTCTCTTGAGCTGGATCCAAATGGTAGCCAGTATATTATAAGGTGGAATAGAACTGAGCAATACTGGACCAGTGGACCATGGAATGGCCAAATTTTCAGCGGGGTGCCTGAAATGAGGTCCAACTTCATTTACAATTTTAGCTATGAGGACAAGCCGAATGAAAGCTATTTTACATATTCTGTTAATAATGCTTCTATCATTTCAAGATTCATTATGGATGTCTCTGGACAGATTAAGCAACTCAATTGGTTGGATAATTCAGATCAGTGGAATCTGTTCTGGTCTCAACCAAGATCACAATGTGAAGTTTATGCTTATTGCGGGCCATTTGCTACCTGTCGAGAGAACTTGCGGCCCTTTTGTAATTGCTTGGATGGTTTCAAGCACAGTTCAGAGGCTGATTGGACTCAAAATGATTATTCTAGAGGCTGTGAGAGGAAAACGAAGTTGCAATGTGGCAACGCTAATGGGGAGAAAGATGGATTTTGGATGTATACCCAGATGAAAGTACCCAAACAATTTCAGCTTGTTGCTGCCGGGAGTGCTGAAGAATGTCAATCAACCTGCTTGAATAATTGCAATTGCACTGCTTATGCTTATGACAATTCGTGCTCAGTTTGGAAGAGCGAGCTCTTGGATATGCAGCAATTCTCACAAAATGAGGGTAAGGGCGAGACAATCTTTGTCAGATTAGCTGCATCTGACATCCCAAAATCCAAGAGTAAAAAGGGAATTGGAATTGGTGTTTCTCTGGGGTCTGCTGCTGCCGTAGTGGTCCTTTTAGGCATTCTTTTTGTTGTATTCCAGAGATGGCGTAGGCATATTGTTGGAAGTGGAAAATCAGTGGAGGGTTCATTGGTGGCATTTGGTTACAAAGACTTGCAACATGCTACCAAAAATTTCTCAGAGAAGTTAGGGGGTGGAGGTTTTGGTTCTGTTTTCAAAGGGAAACTATCTGATTCATCTGTTATTGCGGTTAAGAGGCTCGATAGCATCAACCAGGGAGAGAAGCAATTTCGAACAGAAGTCAGCACAATCGGGACAATCCAACATGTTAATCTTGTACGCCTTCGTGGATTTTGCTCTGAAGGTAACAAGAAGCTGCTGGTTTATGATTACATGGAAAATGGTTCCTTGGATTCACATCTTTTTACCGAGAAGCAGTCAGATGTTATGGATTGGAAAACAAGGTACCAGGTGGCGCTGGGGACAGCTAGAGGCTTGACTTATCTCCATGAGAAGTGCAGGGACTGCATTATACACTGTGACATAAAGCCTGAAAACATCCTTCTTGATGCACAACTATGCCCCAAAGTAGCAGATTTTGGCCTGGCAAAGCTTGTTGGGCGCGACTTTAGCAGAGTGCTTACTACTATGAGAGGAACAAGAGGTTATCTTGCACCTGAATGGATATCAGGGGTGGCCATTACAGCCAAAGCTGATGTTTATAGCTATGGCATGATGCTTTTGGAAATCGTATCAGGGAGGCGAAACTCGGAGCAGTCTCAAGATGGAAAAGTGAAATTCTTCCCTAGTTGGGCTGCACGTGTATTAGCTGATGAAGGCGACATTCTTAGCCTATTGGACTATAGGCTGGACAGAGTTGCTGACGCTGAGGAGGTGTCAAGAATCTGTAAAGTTGCTTGTTGGTGTATCCAAGATGATGAATTACAAAGGCCCTCGATGGGGCAGGTTGTTCAGATTCTTGAAGGAGTTTTGGAGGTGAATTTGCCTCCTATCCCACGCTCTCTTCAAGTTTATGCAGACAACGATGAGCACATAGTGTTCTTCACTGAGTCATCCTCGAGCCAGACTAGTTCACAAGCTCAGAGCAAGACTTCAAGTGCAACATCTCAATCCAAAAGCACCACAGAGTCTATGAATTCCAGGTCTTGA